A window from Sebastes fasciatus isolate fSebFas1 chromosome 22, fSebFas1.pri, whole genome shotgun sequence encodes these proteins:
- the arhgef11 gene encoding rho guanine nucleotide exchange factor 11 isoform X1, protein MSLRQPSSTLDSPFAAWLSSLTIGDSERKSSATHQREPSVDIPAESTGTGLVQRCVVVQKDQLGFGFTVCGERVKLVQNVRPGGAAVKAGVHEGDRIIKVNGSLVSSMSHQEVVKLIKSGTYVALTLQGPTPSASSLPLEPLSTDLTLNQRTSLGGEAPPPPPPPLPSGLSSTPSQRITGPKPLQDPEVQKHATQILRKMLEQEEAELQELMEEQLRSPSLSLGERIESAKRRAHQVRVKIQQELEGTRSECTTSYVIAGEGRLSMDSSEGDMEACESPHSSPSSSFRTPQHRRQNSDTHPLSDLGGKAQIIGPEEEDEEDDGYLFNEMDGPFQDIELLKSRPAHMAVFMRYVFTQLLDPNPLLFYLSVEAYLSSSTKDARALAPQICSHYLDPDAPLKIKVREEYLTDIESRLHAQEDIRGPLSELQQQVLPDIQDQIQDYRNKQMMGLGSLFGEGDLQQLDGDPAKERQVVDRQVTALWEILSKHEEDRSSPLASAVHLYLRHSGIKLRDSKVFPGLSTEKEKWLAFLKTKKLTGTKKEKDGEDKKRNPILKYIGKPRSTSQSTFHVPLSPTEVRPGSVRNIIQQFENHTETEEEGGDAADPQRLSSSSLGEDSMDSPTVSVRLARSESLKASGEGRRRGVVSGTESVPRSRSDVDMEDCGEEREGPGLRPLQHSTSSSASSSSARSLENPTPPYTPRSRRRSVDSPLALLPDAAALEEEVSDGQNWQDTVLPQLLATLSPREVDRQAVIYELFTTEASHLRTLRVLDQVFFQKMRSVLNSDELACIFPNLPQVYELHASLCEAMKKRREAPIVQDIGDVMLARFEGAAGEEFQEQASQLCSQQSQALELIKNKKRKDPRFAHIIQECEASPHCRRLQLKDLLVSEMQRLTKYPLLLDNIIKHTEAGSSDLPSLQRAQACCRGILQVVNELVGETLHRQRLSQYQRRLDAAPLFKSLDLTTKRMIHEGPLTWKVSKDKQIEIQALLLSDCLVLLQRGPDDRLQLRYPSRWLGGGGGGSGDSKTSFSPLVKLDSLLVRSVATDNKALYVISTTERQIYELVAGTSSEKNTWKDLLDKTILSSGGSSPLINHGSIPISSPGRRSASPVPAGYAGNSITEQSDSMETHSSNDDIVLSANTPTDQSEAFICGERKAVSVAEAALQDVETLRQLIIRDLEEDGWSHDSDDTPTNETANERSSFAERQRPESPETVLNFSINEWEAEPEEEAPPPDAEQPSSVQVIRKAVVAGPSSSSVPEDITADVTLPSDQSSKPRGEATTQGNTFYLVMPTEQGESATDDLNDPPTPTASHFPQPLEEVTSPQTQPEEETTPGCGPEPNQSEAMQLEQEEETGQSQAGHQSHVIKNVDEIFHTIEGLTSKLRQLKEIEKSHHKLLKTLREPFVNQESEDQQCHSATVSRTPSLDRGSGDGKEGSPAEPKIQSTGF, encoded by the exons GTACTGGTCTTGTCCAGAGATGTGTGGTCGTGCAGAAGGACCAGCTCGGCTTCGGCTTCAcagtgtgtggagagagagtcaAGCTAGTGCAGAATGTCCGACCAG GTGGGGCAGCAGTCAAGGCCGGCGTCCACGAAGGGGACCGAATCATAAAG GTGAACGGCTCGCTGGTGTCCTCCATGTCCCATCAGGAGGTGGTAAAGCTCATCAAAT CTGGAACGTACGTCGCTCTGACACTACAAGGCCCGACCCCTTCAGCCTCGTCCTTGCCTCTAGAGCCCCTCTCGACCGACCTCACACTCAATCAGAGGACGTCTCTCGGTGGGGAGGCTccaccccctccacctccacccttgCCATCTGGACTGAGCAGCACCCCTTCCCAAAGAATCACTGGACCCAAACCACTACAG gACCCAGAAGTCCAGAAACACGCCACTCAGATACTCAGGAAAATGCTGGAACAGGAAGAGGCTGAACTGCAG GAGTTGATGGAGGAGCAGTTGAGGAGCCCGTCGTTGTCACTGGGGGAGCGGATTGAGAGTGCCAAGAGGAGAGCTCACCAAGTCAGGGTCAAGATTCAGCAAGAACTG GAGGGAACGCGATCAGAATGTACCACGAGCTACGTCATAGCGGGAGAAG GTCGACTATCGATGGACTCAAGCGAAGGAGACATGGAG gCCTGTGAGAGTCCCCACTCCTCCCCTTCATCCTCCTTCAGGACCCCACAACACCGACGGCAGAACTCCGACACACACCCCCTGTCTGATTTG gGCGGAAAGGCCCAGATCATCGGCCCCGAGGAAGAGGACGAAGAAGATGACGGCTATCTCTTTAATGAG ATGGACGGTCCATTCCAGGACATCGAGCTGTTGAAGTCCCGACCGGCACACATGGCGGTGTTCATGAGATACGTCTTCACCCAGCTTCTGGACCCCAACCCTCTG CTGTTTTACCTGTCGGTGGAGGCCTACCTGAGCTCCAGCACAAAAGACGCCCGCGCACTTGCACCTCAGATCTGCTCCCATTACCTGGACCCAGACGCT CCCCTGAAAATCAAAGTACGAGAGGAGTATCTCACAGATATAG AAAGTCGACTTCATGCCCAGGAGGACATCAGAGGACCTCTgtctgagctgcagcagcaagtGCTGCCGGACATCCAAGACCAGATACAGGACTACAG GAACAAGCAGATGATGGGCCTCGGCTCTCTGTTTGGAGAAGGAGACCTGCAGCAGCTGGATGGAGACCCGGCGAAAGAGAGGCAGGTGGTCGACAGACAGGTCACCGCCCTCTGGGAAATACT ATCAAAGCACGAAGAGGACAGAAG TTCTCCTCTGGCGTCGGCTGTGCACCTGTACCTGCGTCATTCTGGTATCAAGCTAAGAGACTCCAAGGTCTTCCCTGGTCTGAGCACCGAGAAGGAGAAGTGGCTCGCTTTCTTAAAGACGAAAAAG CTGACTGGTACCAAgaaagagaaagatggagaggatAAAAAGAGAAATCCCATCCTGAAGTACATCGGCAAACCCCGAAGCACATCCCAGTCCa caTTCCATGTCCCGTTGTCACCCACCGAAG tccgtcctGGCAGTGTGAGGAACATCATTCAGCAGTTTGAGAATCACACAGAGacggaagaggagggaggagacgcCGCCGACCCCCAGAGGCTGTCGTCCAGCAGCCTGGGAGAAGACAGCATGGACAG cCCGACGGTCTCAGTGCGCCTGGCACGCAGCGAGTCGCTGAAGGCCTCGGGAGAAGGCCGTCGGCGGGGCGTTGTCTCGGGGACGGAGTCCGTCCCTCGCTCTCGGAGCGATGTGGACATGGAGGACTGcggggaggagagggaagggCCGGGCCTCAGGCCGCTGCAGCACAGCACGTCGTCGTCTGCGTCCAGCAGCTCGGCACG GTCTCTAGAGAACCCTACACCCCCATACACCCCTCGGTCTAGACGCAG GAGCGTAGACTCGCCGTTGGCCCTGCTGCCGGACGCTGCGgcgctggaggaggaggtgtctgACGGTCAGAACTGGCAGGACACGGTTCTCCCTCAGCTCCTCGCCACGCTCAGTCCGAGGGAGGTGGACCGACAGGCCGTCATATACG AGCTGTTCACCACCGAGGCGTCCCACCTGCGGACCTTGAGGGTCCTGGATCAGGTCTTTTTCCAGAAGATGAGGTCTGTGCTGAACTCTGATGAGCTGGCCTGCATCTTCCCCAACCTGCCTCAGGTGTACGAACTCCACG CAAGTCTGTGCGAGGCgatgaagaagagaagagaagctcCCATCGTTCAGGACATCGGGGACGTTATGCTGGCCAGG tttgAAGGTGCAGCTGGAGAAGAGTTTCAGGAACAAGCGTCGCAGCTGTGCAGCCAACAGTCTCAGGCTCTGGAGCTCATCAAGAACAAGAAACGCAAAGACCCTCGCTTCGCTCACATTatccag GAGTGTGAAGCGAGTCCTCACTGTCGGAGGCTGCAGCTCAAAGACCTGCTGGTGTCGGAGATGCAGAGACTCACCAAGTACCCGCTGCTGCTGGACAACATcatcaaacacacagagg ccGGTTCGTCGGACCTCCCCTCACTTCAGCGCGCCCAGGCTTGTTGCCGAGGGATACTGCAGGTTGTTAACGAGCTTGTCGGGGAAACGCTACATCGGCAACGCCTCAGCCAATACCAACGCAGGCTGGACGCTGCCCCTCTATTCAAG AGTCTGGACCTCACCACTAAGAGAATGATTCACGAAGGTCCTCTCACGTGGAAAGTCAGCAAAGATAAGCAGATAG AGATTCAAGCGCTGCTCCTGTCAGACTGCCTGGTCCTCCTCCAGAGGGGCCCGGACGACCGGCTGCAGCTCAGATATCCATCCCGCTGGCTGGGCGGAGGCGGAGGAGGCAGCGGAGACAGCAAAACCTCCTTCAGCCCTCTGGTGAAGCTGGACTCTCTGCTGGTCCGCTCAGTAGCTACAG ACAACAAAGCCCTCTACGTCATCAGcaccacagagaggcagatctACGAGCTGGTGGCTGGGACGTCATCAGAGAAAAACAC ctGGAAAGATTTACTTGATAAGACCATCTTGTCGTCTGGCGGTTCATCACCGCTGATCAATCACGGATCCATACCTATATC TTCCCCAGGTAGACGCAGTGCGTCCCCAGTGCCAGCTGGCTATGCAG GTAACTCCATAACGGAGCAGTCAGATTCCATGGAGACTCATTCCTCCAACGACGACATTGTGCTCTCGGCAAACACACCCACGGACCAATCGGAGGCGTTCATCTGTGGCGAAAGAAAAGCAGTCAGTGTGGCAGAGGCCGCTTTACAAGACG TTGAAACACTAAGGCAGCTCATAATACGAGATTTGGAAGAGGACGGCTGGAGCCACGATTCAGACGACACTCCCACCAACGAGACGGCCAACGAAAGGAGCTCGTTCGCCGAAAGACAGCGGCCGGAGTCCCCGGAGACTGTCCTCAACTTCAGCATCAACGAATGGGAGGCCGAGCCTGAAGAAGAGGCTCCGCCCCCAGACGCAGAGCAGCCGAGCAGCGTTCAGGTCATACGGAAAG CTGTGGTTGCgggtccttcttcttcttctgtccctGAGGACATCACTGCTGATGTCACCCTCCCCTCCGACCAATCATCCAAGCCGAGAGGCGAGGCCACTACGCAGG GGAACACTTTCTATTTGGTAATGCCTACCGAGCAGGGAGAGAGCGCCACCGATGACCTCAACGACCCTCCCACCCCCACCGCCAGCCACTTTCCTCAGCCTCTGGAGGAAGTGACATCACCACAGACGCAGCCGGAGGAGGAGACGACGCCCGGCTGCGGTCCAGAGCCCAACCAATCGGAGGCTATGCAACTggaacaggaggaggaaacGGGCCAATCGCAGGCCGGGCACCAGAGCCACGTGATCAAAAATGTAGATGAGATTTTCCACACAATCGAGGGGTTGACGAGCAAGCTGCGCCAGCTGAAG GAAATAGAGAAGTCCCATCACAAGCTTTTGAAAACCCTCAGAGAGCCCTTTGTCAATCAGGAGTCAGAGGACCAACAGTGTCACTCGGCAACCGTCTCCAGGACGCCGTCTCTGGATCGCGGCTCAGGAGACG GCAAAGAGGGCAGTCCGGCAGAGCCCAAGATTCAGTCGACGGGATTCTGA
- the arhgef11 gene encoding rho guanine nucleotide exchange factor 11 isoform X2 → MSLRQPSSTLDRLSSLTIGDSERKSSATHQREPSVDIPAESTGTGLVQRCVVVQKDQLGFGFTVCGERVKLVQNVRPGGAAVKAGVHEGDRIIKVNGSLVSSMSHQEVVKLIKSGTYVALTLQGPTPSASSLPLEPLSTDLTLNQRTSLGGEAPPPPPPPLPSGLSSTPSQRITGPKPLQDPEVQKHATQILRKMLEQEEAELQELMEEQLRSPSLSLGERIESAKRRAHQVRVKIQQELEGTRSECTTSYVIAGEGRLSMDSSEGDMEACESPHSSPSSSFRTPQHRRQNSDTHPLSDLGGKAQIIGPEEEDEEDDGYLFNEMDGPFQDIELLKSRPAHMAVFMRYVFTQLLDPNPLLFYLSVEAYLSSSTKDARALAPQICSHYLDPDAPLKIKVREEYLTDIESRLHAQEDIRGPLSELQQQVLPDIQDQIQDYRNKQMMGLGSLFGEGDLQQLDGDPAKERQVVDRQVTALWEILSKHEEDRSSPLASAVHLYLRHSGIKLRDSKVFPGLSTEKEKWLAFLKTKKLTGTKKEKDGEDKKRNPILKYIGKPRSTSQSTFHVPLSPTEVRPGSVRNIIQQFENHTETEEEGGDAADPQRLSSSSLGEDSMDSPTVSVRLARSESLKASGEGRRRGVVSGTESVPRSRSDVDMEDCGEEREGPGLRPLQHSTSSSASSSSARSLENPTPPYTPRSRRRSVDSPLALLPDAAALEEEVSDGQNWQDTVLPQLLATLSPREVDRQAVIYELFTTEASHLRTLRVLDQVFFQKMRSVLNSDELACIFPNLPQVYELHASLCEAMKKRREAPIVQDIGDVMLARFEGAAGEEFQEQASQLCSQQSQALELIKNKKRKDPRFAHIIQECEASPHCRRLQLKDLLVSEMQRLTKYPLLLDNIIKHTEAGSSDLPSLQRAQACCRGILQVVNELVGETLHRQRLSQYQRRLDAAPLFKSLDLTTKRMIHEGPLTWKVSKDKQIEIQALLLSDCLVLLQRGPDDRLQLRYPSRWLGGGGGGSGDSKTSFSPLVKLDSLLVRSVATDNKALYVISTTERQIYELVAGTSSEKNTWKDLLDKTILSSGGSSPLINHGSIPISSPGRRSASPVPAGYAGNSITEQSDSMETHSSNDDIVLSANTPTDQSEAFICGERKAVSVAEAALQDVETLRQLIIRDLEEDGWSHDSDDTPTNETANERSSFAERQRPESPETVLNFSINEWEAEPEEEAPPPDAEQPSSVQVIRKAVVAGPSSSSVPEDITADVTLPSDQSSKPRGEATTQGNTFYLVMPTEQGESATDDLNDPPTPTASHFPQPLEEVTSPQTQPEEETTPGCGPEPNQSEAMQLEQEEETGQSQAGHQSHVIKNVDEIFHTIEGLTSKLRQLKEIEKSHHKLLKTLREPFVNQESEDQQCHSATVSRTPSLDRGSGDGKEGSPAEPKIQSTGF, encoded by the exons GTACTGGTCTTGTCCAGAGATGTGTGGTCGTGCAGAAGGACCAGCTCGGCTTCGGCTTCAcagtgtgtggagagagagtcaAGCTAGTGCAGAATGTCCGACCAG GTGGGGCAGCAGTCAAGGCCGGCGTCCACGAAGGGGACCGAATCATAAAG GTGAACGGCTCGCTGGTGTCCTCCATGTCCCATCAGGAGGTGGTAAAGCTCATCAAAT CTGGAACGTACGTCGCTCTGACACTACAAGGCCCGACCCCTTCAGCCTCGTCCTTGCCTCTAGAGCCCCTCTCGACCGACCTCACACTCAATCAGAGGACGTCTCTCGGTGGGGAGGCTccaccccctccacctccacccttgCCATCTGGACTGAGCAGCACCCCTTCCCAAAGAATCACTGGACCCAAACCACTACAG gACCCAGAAGTCCAGAAACACGCCACTCAGATACTCAGGAAAATGCTGGAACAGGAAGAGGCTGAACTGCAG GAGTTGATGGAGGAGCAGTTGAGGAGCCCGTCGTTGTCACTGGGGGAGCGGATTGAGAGTGCCAAGAGGAGAGCTCACCAAGTCAGGGTCAAGATTCAGCAAGAACTG GAGGGAACGCGATCAGAATGTACCACGAGCTACGTCATAGCGGGAGAAG GTCGACTATCGATGGACTCAAGCGAAGGAGACATGGAG gCCTGTGAGAGTCCCCACTCCTCCCCTTCATCCTCCTTCAGGACCCCACAACACCGACGGCAGAACTCCGACACACACCCCCTGTCTGATTTG gGCGGAAAGGCCCAGATCATCGGCCCCGAGGAAGAGGACGAAGAAGATGACGGCTATCTCTTTAATGAG ATGGACGGTCCATTCCAGGACATCGAGCTGTTGAAGTCCCGACCGGCACACATGGCGGTGTTCATGAGATACGTCTTCACCCAGCTTCTGGACCCCAACCCTCTG CTGTTTTACCTGTCGGTGGAGGCCTACCTGAGCTCCAGCACAAAAGACGCCCGCGCACTTGCACCTCAGATCTGCTCCCATTACCTGGACCCAGACGCT CCCCTGAAAATCAAAGTACGAGAGGAGTATCTCACAGATATAG AAAGTCGACTTCATGCCCAGGAGGACATCAGAGGACCTCTgtctgagctgcagcagcaagtGCTGCCGGACATCCAAGACCAGATACAGGACTACAG GAACAAGCAGATGATGGGCCTCGGCTCTCTGTTTGGAGAAGGAGACCTGCAGCAGCTGGATGGAGACCCGGCGAAAGAGAGGCAGGTGGTCGACAGACAGGTCACCGCCCTCTGGGAAATACT ATCAAAGCACGAAGAGGACAGAAG TTCTCCTCTGGCGTCGGCTGTGCACCTGTACCTGCGTCATTCTGGTATCAAGCTAAGAGACTCCAAGGTCTTCCCTGGTCTGAGCACCGAGAAGGAGAAGTGGCTCGCTTTCTTAAAGACGAAAAAG CTGACTGGTACCAAgaaagagaaagatggagaggatAAAAAGAGAAATCCCATCCTGAAGTACATCGGCAAACCCCGAAGCACATCCCAGTCCa caTTCCATGTCCCGTTGTCACCCACCGAAG tccgtcctGGCAGTGTGAGGAACATCATTCAGCAGTTTGAGAATCACACAGAGacggaagaggagggaggagacgcCGCCGACCCCCAGAGGCTGTCGTCCAGCAGCCTGGGAGAAGACAGCATGGACAG cCCGACGGTCTCAGTGCGCCTGGCACGCAGCGAGTCGCTGAAGGCCTCGGGAGAAGGCCGTCGGCGGGGCGTTGTCTCGGGGACGGAGTCCGTCCCTCGCTCTCGGAGCGATGTGGACATGGAGGACTGcggggaggagagggaagggCCGGGCCTCAGGCCGCTGCAGCACAGCACGTCGTCGTCTGCGTCCAGCAGCTCGGCACG GTCTCTAGAGAACCCTACACCCCCATACACCCCTCGGTCTAGACGCAG GAGCGTAGACTCGCCGTTGGCCCTGCTGCCGGACGCTGCGgcgctggaggaggaggtgtctgACGGTCAGAACTGGCAGGACACGGTTCTCCCTCAGCTCCTCGCCACGCTCAGTCCGAGGGAGGTGGACCGACAGGCCGTCATATACG AGCTGTTCACCACCGAGGCGTCCCACCTGCGGACCTTGAGGGTCCTGGATCAGGTCTTTTTCCAGAAGATGAGGTCTGTGCTGAACTCTGATGAGCTGGCCTGCATCTTCCCCAACCTGCCTCAGGTGTACGAACTCCACG CAAGTCTGTGCGAGGCgatgaagaagagaagagaagctcCCATCGTTCAGGACATCGGGGACGTTATGCTGGCCAGG tttgAAGGTGCAGCTGGAGAAGAGTTTCAGGAACAAGCGTCGCAGCTGTGCAGCCAACAGTCTCAGGCTCTGGAGCTCATCAAGAACAAGAAACGCAAAGACCCTCGCTTCGCTCACATTatccag GAGTGTGAAGCGAGTCCTCACTGTCGGAGGCTGCAGCTCAAAGACCTGCTGGTGTCGGAGATGCAGAGACTCACCAAGTACCCGCTGCTGCTGGACAACATcatcaaacacacagagg ccGGTTCGTCGGACCTCCCCTCACTTCAGCGCGCCCAGGCTTGTTGCCGAGGGATACTGCAGGTTGTTAACGAGCTTGTCGGGGAAACGCTACATCGGCAACGCCTCAGCCAATACCAACGCAGGCTGGACGCTGCCCCTCTATTCAAG AGTCTGGACCTCACCACTAAGAGAATGATTCACGAAGGTCCTCTCACGTGGAAAGTCAGCAAAGATAAGCAGATAG AGATTCAAGCGCTGCTCCTGTCAGACTGCCTGGTCCTCCTCCAGAGGGGCCCGGACGACCGGCTGCAGCTCAGATATCCATCCCGCTGGCTGGGCGGAGGCGGAGGAGGCAGCGGAGACAGCAAAACCTCCTTCAGCCCTCTGGTGAAGCTGGACTCTCTGCTGGTCCGCTCAGTAGCTACAG ACAACAAAGCCCTCTACGTCATCAGcaccacagagaggcagatctACGAGCTGGTGGCTGGGACGTCATCAGAGAAAAACAC ctGGAAAGATTTACTTGATAAGACCATCTTGTCGTCTGGCGGTTCATCACCGCTGATCAATCACGGATCCATACCTATATC TTCCCCAGGTAGACGCAGTGCGTCCCCAGTGCCAGCTGGCTATGCAG GTAACTCCATAACGGAGCAGTCAGATTCCATGGAGACTCATTCCTCCAACGACGACATTGTGCTCTCGGCAAACACACCCACGGACCAATCGGAGGCGTTCATCTGTGGCGAAAGAAAAGCAGTCAGTGTGGCAGAGGCCGCTTTACAAGACG TTGAAACACTAAGGCAGCTCATAATACGAGATTTGGAAGAGGACGGCTGGAGCCACGATTCAGACGACACTCCCACCAACGAGACGGCCAACGAAAGGAGCTCGTTCGCCGAAAGACAGCGGCCGGAGTCCCCGGAGACTGTCCTCAACTTCAGCATCAACGAATGGGAGGCCGAGCCTGAAGAAGAGGCTCCGCCCCCAGACGCAGAGCAGCCGAGCAGCGTTCAGGTCATACGGAAAG CTGTGGTTGCgggtccttcttcttcttctgtccctGAGGACATCACTGCTGATGTCACCCTCCCCTCCGACCAATCATCCAAGCCGAGAGGCGAGGCCACTACGCAGG GGAACACTTTCTATTTGGTAATGCCTACCGAGCAGGGAGAGAGCGCCACCGATGACCTCAACGACCCTCCCACCCCCACCGCCAGCCACTTTCCTCAGCCTCTGGAGGAAGTGACATCACCACAGACGCAGCCGGAGGAGGAGACGACGCCCGGCTGCGGTCCAGAGCCCAACCAATCGGAGGCTATGCAACTggaacaggaggaggaaacGGGCCAATCGCAGGCCGGGCACCAGAGCCACGTGATCAAAAATGTAGATGAGATTTTCCACACAATCGAGGGGTTGACGAGCAAGCTGCGCCAGCTGAAG GAAATAGAGAAGTCCCATCACAAGCTTTTGAAAACCCTCAGAGAGCCCTTTGTCAATCAGGAGTCAGAGGACCAACAGTGTCACTCGGCAACCGTCTCCAGGACGCCGTCTCTGGATCGCGGCTCAGGAGACG GCAAAGAGGGCAGTCCGGCAGAGCCCAAGATTCAGTCGACGGGATTCTGA